In the Ictidomys tridecemlineatus isolate mIctTri1 chromosome 10, mIctTri1.hap1, whole genome shotgun sequence genome, gccaaatgttctccctaATATTCGGATGCTTATTCACAATTAGGCAGAGGACACtaaggaagaatagcattaccttagattaggtagagggaagtgatgggaggcgAGGAAAGAGGACGTAGTGATAGAAAAGGTAGTAGAAaaagcagacattattactgtatgtatatatgtgactacatgaccaatatgattctgcaacaagtacactcagaaaaatgagaaattatatcccatctatgtatgacatatcaaagtgcataaatgcattctactgtcatgtagaactaattaaaacaaattaaaaatatatacatgttataCAAAAAGTATGTACAGGTACTATTATTTGTATGTAATAATACTTCCCTTCTAAAAACTTACTGATTCAGGAAACTCTACAAATCTAACAACATAACTTATCTCTCACTCTTCCTTTCAAGAAACCCTTCACTTAATGTCCCATGCTTCTGATATTAAGCAAGatcttctcattttatatttcGTAAATACTCTTTAGTGGCATCATTTATATCTATATTGTGAATGAAAATACTAATGGGAAAAGCCCTTATatctttatttgatatttgttgGAGTGTCACTGAACTTTGCAAGTCTTCTttggagagatttttaatatttctcccTAGTTCTCTAGGGGGTATGAAATGTGCTCCATGATGCTTGGATGCCTGAGAACAAGTTAAAACAGTGAAGTTATACAAAAGCCACCTATTTCTTGCAGTATACAAAGAGAATCAGAGACCTAGATTCTTGAAAGGTTTATTCAGATCAACATAAGGAGCTTATTCTATTCAATTCTCAGTTTGAGACAACTGCGAATGCAATCACTGGGTGATCTGTATCCCTAACACTCTCCTCAGAGCCTTAGCTACATCCTTATTCCGGAGAGTATAAATCAGAGGATTCAGATTGGGAGTAATGATGCTATAGAACACAGAACCAACTTTGTCTTGCAGTGGAGTGCGCTGGGACCTGGGCCTCATGTATGAGAAGATGCAGGCACCAAACCAGAGAGACACCACAATGAGGTGGGAGCTGCAAGGGGCAAAGGCATTTCTCTTACTCCCAGCTGAACACATCTCAATGACACTGTGCAGGATGCAGCCATAGGATGTAGAAACCAGGATTattgggaggaggagaagcacgATGGTGCTGATGTACACTGTGGACTCATAGACGGTGATATCACCACATACCAACTTCACAACATCTGGATACTCACAGTAGAAGTGGTGTATTTTCCAAGTCCCACAGAAGGGAAAGTGCATCAAGATGACTGTGTGAATTAGGGAGTTCAGAGATGCCCCCAACCATGACGTGAGGGCCATCAGCAGTGCCACCTTCCTGCTCATGAGCACAGTGTAATGCAGAGGATGACAGATGGCAACATATCTGTCATAGGACATGAGAGCTAGCAGAAGACACTCAGCACcacccagagacaaatagaggaaGTGCTGGGTGGCACAGCCCAGGAAGGAGATGGACTTTCTGCCAGACAGATAGTTGGTAGCCATCTTGGGGATGGTTGTGCAGATGTGCatcaggtccatgagggagagctggctgagcaggaagtacatgggggtgtgaagCCCACGATCCACACagatgaggaggatggtgagcGTGTTACTACTCAGTGCAACAAGGTAGACCACCATGGTcaggcagaaaaggaaaaggtggGTCAGGGAGTCATTGAAGAGCCCTTCAAGGAAGAAGTCTGCGAGAGATGTCTGATTCCTCAGCCACATGATCCTTTCTCAGGCCCTAGGGAAACAGGGAGTGGAGACAAAGTGTGATGCCAGAAATATGGGATCCTGTGTACATGTCGATCAGCTCTTTTGATCCAATCAAACATTTGTGaagatattttttctctatttgttatTATCCACAgctgaaattatttaaattcagttttttttcaaaacaagagaAACCTAAAATTTTTTATCACAATCATAGTCATTTGAAATTCCAAGACTCTATTAAGGGCCAAAATTTATGACTCTTCTGACTAAATATAGGCATATATGTGTGTAATCATATGTGTGATTTGTCTTAgtgagtgtctgtgtgtgtatggttgttggattatgtttctttttttaccaGGCAGGTATTATCAAGAGCATCTGAACCACTAAGACATTTCTATTAATACATGTAATTGTGAAGGGTAGCGTTACAGAACTTTGGCCTTATTTTTTTGTGGAAGCTGGTTAAGGAGTTGGTGTACTGCTGTCATGTTTAAGTCTGATGTGGAAACTTTAAGTCTACAGGACAAGCAGTAGAAAGGGAAGATAGTACAAAGGAAGGCAGACAAGAGACAGACAAAATACAAAAGCTTGAGCTGTGACccccacaagagaaaaaaaacaaacaaaaaagagtcagTTCTGCTTGCCTATGGAATTAGACACTGAGGTTCATTTTTTGTATTGGCTCTTttgaattctataaaatatttgggtttcttttaacataattaaaaagcataaaataggcCTCAATTCAGTCCCCatacttcccttttccctctcctcctcccttcctctgatcccttccctctactctgctgatctgctatttatttatagatttttattagaTATTGTAGATATACATACAGATGAGATCcatatggtatattcatataggaacatGGGAAATTTAGGTCAGATTTCTAATGAAGCTGAATGCCCACCCCTAGCCCAGAATTCCAAGAGCCTAAAGGAGAATCCTGGAGAAGGAAGAGCAACTGCAGGCCCAGCCACTGCTCCATACCACTGAGGTGTGAGCCAGCAGACCAGCAAAAATACATTAGTACTACAGGACGGCTGCTTCCCTTCTGACCTCTAATCTCCCAGGGATCTCCTCTAAGACTCACCTTAACTGGAAATGAGAAATTAGAGAGAATTTTTGGAAATGTATTTCATCCTAGCCAACCTCCCACTTCACAAAGTCACTGCAGTCCATCTTCTGCCCTTTTGGCACACATTCACAACCTCCACCAGTCAAGTTAGcctccaaatacaaaaatgataccTGTGTGACTAAATACAATACATCCAGCATGAAGGCAAACACGTTAACTTTTTCCTCCAGGAGAAAATCCAAAGTTCTTTATTTCGCCTAGGGGAGATATTCATTCCTCTGATACATGTGTCCCCTTTAATATCTTGGAACTTCAAAATTTTCTGaatgatatatatgaaaaatattcttatggaaagaagaaagaaatactcattacTACTACCCAGCGGATAGAGGTTCTTATCCAAAAATGGGTtagcatgtactttggatatcaACCCCTGTTTCCTCACTCAGTCCTGGCATCTGCCCAATAGATCCATGAACAAACTGGACATGGCATCAGGGGTAAAATTAATCCCTGGATTCAGCATGATGGACTTACACTCACCAAGGCCAATCTGTCTGAAGCCACTGCTGAATACTCATGGCTAACAGCAAAGACCATCATGAGTTCTCCCCATCGCACCAGTCCCTGGGGTGATCAGCCAGCCCCTCCATAGCACATTGATGACATTCGACCACATTCAACATGAAAGggacactccttttttttttcctcgacTGGACACTCACTCTGGGTATGGATTTTGCTTCTTCACTTGAAGTGCTGCTGCCAGAACTAACCTCTCTGGACTCACAGAATGCTTTATTCGCCATAAGTGTATTCCATGAACAATTGCTCCTGATCAAGGAGCttgattcacagcaaacaattgtGCAATATAGCCTGTGTTCATGGGATTTGTTATACTTAACATAGGTCCTCCATCTTCATGAAACACAGAACCTGATAGAATGGTGAAATACCCTGGTAAGACTCTGCCTCAAGCAAAACCTAGGTGGCAACACCTCTCATTGCTGGGGCAATGTACTCCAGGGTGTGGTATATGCTCCACGTCTGCATCTAATTTATGGTACTGCTTCTCTCACAGCAAAAATTCATAGGATCAGACCCCAAGAATTCGAAGGATAGAAATGAGAGCGTGTTCTCTCCCTATAAGATTGATGTCTATGACCCACCAACATTATTTGTTCCTGTACTTTTCAGTTCTGCTGCTTTAGAAACTCTTAGCTACAAAGGGAGGGATTGTACTTCACAGACACAAATTGATTCCATTTTCTGAGAGTTGAGGTTGCCCTGCTGCCACTTTAGGATGCTCATTATAGCTGAATCAACAGGTGAAGAAGAAGGTCACTCTGTGGCATGGAGTGATTGATTCCTACTAGGAAGGGGAAACTCAGTTGCTACTACACAATACAGAGAGGAAGAGCAAGTGTGACATAGGACATTTTCTCAGTGTCTCTTCAAACTCCCAGGTCCTGTGATGGAGGGCAATAGAAAACTCAAGCACAAGTCAGGTCACACTGATAAGGGCTCAGATCCTTCAGAGATGAAGGTTTGGGTCACCCAACTGACCATGAACAAGGACAAGCTGTGAAGCAAGGCAGTATGGACTGTGGAGTGAAATAGGATAGTTATAAACACCAGTAATGACCATGTGGACAACTTCCAGGAACACAAACTGCCATATTTTGTGCATTTATTCTTAATGGTGATaagaatttgtatatttatattacacaaattaagtgtttatttcattgtcatcatCTTATCAAACATGAGGTGTGAATAATACCTAAGATCACATCTCAAATAACTAGATATAAATGAAGGAGTATGaatccatagaaatagaataaatatcacacaacatacaaaaaaagattttttcccttaatgaggaaaagattgtatattttatatgctcTACTTGAAAAAAGTTGATGACATCTTAGATTATACATAGAATAGTCATATCATATTAGGTATAAGGATATCTTATGTGTCTTTATTTGAACAttgagcaaaattttttaaaaatgcatgaatgCTGTGTTGACACAAACCAAAGCAACTATACCTATGTCCTGGGTAGATTTGTGAGACAACAGATTACATAAAATGCTGACAGAACTAGGTTTTTCATGTTGATTCAGCCACACTTGCCAATCTGCCCTCTCTCCAGTTCTCTCACAAACACTAATCAGAATGAGAAGTTTATCTCCATGGGGAAATTAGACTCAAAAAAGTCATAAACTAAGTAGAGCCTTCTATCACTTCTTGTATCTTACCTCCTAAATATCTTCCTGTTCTTTCACATATTCTGATTCATTGATGTTCATTAACAGGAAAGAACCACCACCAATGAAGGAAAATGCTCATGACAATTATAAGAGTAAATAccagtaattaaaaataattatgtgagtataaataataaacttcaaaaataaaataaaaaaccacagGACTTACTGCATTATAATCAAATTTCAACTCTACCAGTAAAAACgagttcacatttatttttcttctgtcctaGAGTCACTCTAGGATTATAATGTCAGTCGTGTCACACTGTTATTTCCTGCTCAGCTTCTGTGGACTAAGAGAAGAATTTCAACCCTGGTTCCCCTGATTACTTCAACTCAGTTGACATGATCTGCACACATCTTTTCTACCTAATTATTGAAACacatctccttctctttcttcattagTTTCTGACTATCTCTATGAACCCCCTTGGCATAAGTTTTCCATGATCTGGCtctattctctctttcttccttaggCAACCCATTCTTGTACCCcttaaattatgtttttctctATCTTCTCAGGAAGCATTCTCATGTGCTGATGAAATGTCGCCATTGATTAAAGGATAATCTCACAATGCCCTAGTTTCTAATAAAGGCTTCTGAACAACTCAAGCCCCAACTAACTTACCTGCAATTTGCTCTGAAGAGATTTGTGCACAGAAGTGAAATGGAGAAGGAAGAACAGTCTTTCCAGCCACACATTGGATATTGTTCTTCCACACAAGCACTTGTTGAAGTACTACTCAGACTCCTCCTCTAACCCTGGAAGCTGCATCTTCTAGCAGAATTACAGAGAGAATGCTTATCCAGCTCACTCATCATGGTTTCCACTAATTATCCTAATGATGgagcatcacacacaaaaaatag is a window encoding:
- the LOC101970227 gene encoding olfactory receptor 2AE1 gives rise to the protein MWLRNQTSLADFFLEGLFNDSLTHLFLFCLTMVVYLVALSSNTLTILLICVDRGLHTPMYFLLSQLSLMDLMHICTTIPKMATNYLSGRKSISFLGCATQHFLYLSLGGAECLLLALMSYDRYVAICHPLHYTVLMSRKVALLMALTSWLGASLNSLIHTVILMHFPFCGTWKIHHFYCEYPDVVKLVCGDITVYESTVYISTIVLLLLPIILVSTSYGCILHSVIEMCSAGSKRNAFAPCSSHLIVVSLWFGACIFSYMRPRSQRTPLQDKVGSVFYSIITPNLNPLIYTLRNKDVAKALRRVLGIQITQ